From a region of the Bacteroidales bacterium genome:
- a CDS encoding asparagine synthetase B — protein sequence MRFIKFLIICIIAISLKPAFGAYILIPMDESQTNHLKAYGIAYWIVQKEVEVSWLLNYRGGSFMTKYIDAFQKECNLRGVSFEVISDVQASVILMEIADPEVNMDEVKLVKAPKIAVYSPKNKLPWDDAVTLALTYSEIPYEVVYDEEVLQGVLPVYDWLHMHHEDFTGQYGKFWANYKNASWYREDQRLQEETAKKLGYTKVSQLKLAVAKKIRDFVAGGGYLFSMCSAPDSYDIALAAEGVDICDVMFDGDPIDTKAQQKLDYSRCFAFTDFTIVTNPYQYEISNIDVSLTRKVLSQNDFFTLFEFSAKWDPVPTMLCQNHEKIIRAFMGQSTAFSKKYVKPSVLIMGENKSLEEVKYLHGDYGKGMWTFLGGHDPEDYQHFVYDPPTELNLYTSSPGYRLILNNVLFPAAKKKKQKT from the coding sequence ATGAGATTCATAAAGTTTTTAATTATTTGCATTATAGCCATTTCCCTTAAACCGGCTTTCGGTGCTTATATTCTTATCCCAATGGATGAGTCGCAGACAAACCATCTGAAGGCTTATGGCATAGCTTATTGGATTGTACAGAAAGAAGTTGAGGTAAGCTGGCTGCTGAATTATCGCGGTGGTAGTTTTATGACAAAATATATTGATGCTTTTCAGAAGGAATGTAACCTTCGTGGAGTTTCTTTTGAGGTGATTTCTGATGTGCAGGCCTCGGTGATTCTTATGGAAATTGCTGACCCGGAAGTAAATATGGATGAAGTAAAACTTGTCAAAGCCCCAAAAATTGCCGTTTATTCACCCAAAAACAAGCTGCCCTGGGATGACGCAGTTACTTTGGCGCTTACTTATTCGGAAATACCTTATGAGGTGGTTTACGATGAAGAAGTCCTTCAGGGCGTTTTACCTGTATATGACTGGCTGCACATGCATCATGAAGATTTCACAGGGCAGTACGGGAAATTCTGGGCGAATTACAAAAATGCCTCCTGGTACAGGGAAGACCAACGCCTGCAGGAAGAAACCGCCAAAAAACTCGGCTACACAAAAGTTTCACAACTTAAGCTGGCGGTGGCAAAAAAGATACGTGATTTTGTAGCCGGTGGAGGCTACTTATTTTCAATGTGTTCGGCGCCCGACAGTTACGATATTGCGTTGGCCGCAGAAGGCGTTGATATTTGCGACGTGATGTTCGATGGGGACCCTATTGACACGAAAGCACAGCAGAAGCTTGATTACTCCAGATGTTTTGCTTTTACCGATTTTACCATAGTTACAAACCCTTATCAATATGAAATTTCAAATATTGATGTTTCCCTGACCAGAAAAGTATTATCTCAGAACGATTTTTTCACTTTGTTTGAATTTTCTGCCAAATGGGACCCTGTGCCGACCATGCTTTGCCAGAACCACGAAAAAATCATAAGGGCTTTTATGGGGCAAAGCACAGCTTTCAGCAAAAAATATGTCAAACCCAGTGTGCTGATTATGGGAGAAAACAAATCGCTTGAAGAAGTAAAATACTTACATGGTGATTATGGCAAAGGCATGTGGACTTTTCTCGGAGGCCATGACCCTGAAGATTATCAGCACTTCGTTTATGACCCTCCTACAGAATTAAATCTTTATACAAGTTCTCCCGGCTACAGGCTTATCCTGAATAATGTGCTGTTTCCGGCTGCTAAGAAGAAAAAGCAGAAGACCTAA
- the dnaB gene encoding replicative DNA helicase codes for MVEKKKKPVAPVISEQSFLQYGKIPPQAVELEEVVLGAMMLEKDALANVIEILKPEVFYKDSHKFIFEAIYNLFNKSQPVDILTVTNELKTIGLLEVAGGPYYVAQLTSSVASSANIEYHSRILLQKFIQRELIRISSEISSDAFEDTTDVFELLDKAERNLFNVSDTHLRRKYSDMHSILKEAIKEIETAKEASEKNSVSTLGVPSGFYELDKLTAGWQKSDLIILAGRPSMGKTAFVLSLARNASIDWEKPVAFFSLEMSAIQLVMRLISLETELPSDRLRRGNLEDHEWEQLNYRIKKLENAQIFIDDTPALSVFELRAKSRRLVAQHNVQLIIVDYLQLMSASIETRGGMREQEISSISRALKGLAKELNIPIIALSQLSREVEKRPGSKRPILSDLRESGAIEQDADLVMFIYRPEYYKIDIFDDSEQTPTRGLAEIILAKHRNGQPGEVKLRFKREIGKFSDFEGHTGYDDVDIPANENFYPGTTKIVQSKMNKKTEKKAVDNDNEETPF; via the coding sequence ATGGTAGAAAAAAAGAAAAAACCTGTTGCACCTGTTATTTCTGAGCAATCTTTTTTGCAATATGGTAAGATTCCTCCTCAGGCTGTGGAGCTTGAGGAAGTGGTTCTTGGGGCTATGATGCTTGAAAAAGATGCCCTGGCGAATGTGATAGAAATCCTAAAACCGGAAGTGTTTTATAAAGACTCTCATAAATTTATTTTTGAAGCCATTTATAATTTGTTTAACAAATCGCAACCGGTAGATATACTTACCGTAACCAATGAACTTAAAACTATAGGTTTGCTTGAGGTTGCCGGAGGACCTTATTATGTTGCTCAGCTTACCTCCAGCGTGGCTTCTTCAGCAAATATCGAATACCACTCCAGAATTTTGCTTCAAAAGTTTATTCAAAGAGAATTAATACGTATTTCATCCGAAATAAGCTCCGATGCCTTTGAAGACACTACAGATGTTTTTGAGTTGCTCGACAAGGCCGAAAGAAATTTGTTCAATGTAAGCGACACCCATCTTCGCAGAAAATATTCCGACATGCATTCTATTCTGAAAGAAGCTATCAAGGAAATTGAAACTGCCAAAGAGGCCAGCGAAAAAAATAGTGTTTCTACCTTAGGTGTCCCATCAGGTTTTTATGAATTGGACAAGCTCACTGCAGGTTGGCAAAAGTCGGACCTGATAATTCTTGCAGGTCGCCCCTCCATGGGTAAAACGGCTTTTGTGCTCAGCCTGGCGCGCAATGCTTCCATTGACTGGGAAAAACCAGTAGCTTTTTTCTCGCTTGAAATGTCGGCCATACAGTTGGTGATGCGACTGATTTCGCTGGAAACAGAACTCCCGTCAGATCGTCTGAGGCGTGGAAATCTTGAAGACCATGAATGGGAACAATTGAATTACCGCATTAAGAAGCTTGAAAATGCACAGATATTTATTGACGATACCCCTGCCTTATCTGTATTTGAGTTAAGAGCTAAATCTCGCAGGCTGGTTGCCCAGCATAATGTTCAGTTAATTATTGTTGACTACCTGCAACTGATGTCGGCAAGCATAGAAACCCGGGGAGGCATGCGTGAACAGGAAATAAGCAGCATCTCAAGGGCTTTGAAAGGGCTGGCCAAAGAACTGAACATCCCGATTATTGCATTGTCGCAGCTCAGCCGTGAAGTAGAAAAACGTCCAGGTTCCAAAAGGCCTATATTGTCTGACCTTCGTGAATCGGGCGCCATTGAGCAGGATGCCGACCTTGTCATGTTTATTTACCGCCCCGAATATTACAAAATTGACATTTTTGATGATTCGGAGCAAACTCCGACACGAGGCCTGGCGGAAATCATACTTGCCAAACACCGCAACGGGCAGCCTGGAGAAGTAAAATTACGCTTTAAGCGTGAAATAGGGAAGTTTTCAGATTTTGAAGGCCATACAGGATATGACGATGTTGATATTCCTGCTAATGAAAACTTTTACCCCGGCACCACAAAAATCGTACAATCGAAGATGAATAAAAAAACGGAAAAAAAAGCTGTTGATAACGATAATGAAGAAACCCCGTTTTAA
- a CDS encoding OmpH family outer membrane protein: MQPIIDKARSAIEKVAKDNGYSLILYSREGILLYATPSEDILPLEKKELGIK; encoded by the coding sequence TTGCAGCCAATCATTGACAAAGCTAGAAGCGCCATTGAAAAAGTGGCAAAAGACAATGGCTATAGCCTGATTCTTTATTCCAGAGAAGGAATATTGCTCTATGCTACCCCTTCTGAAGATATTTTACCGCTGGAAAAAAAAGAATTGGGAATCAAATAA
- a CDS encoding TonB-dependent receptor yields the protein MKLTACILLWSLCAINLCWGQAVSINIKDNKKKPLPGVSVKLTKVEDSVAMLGATDNKGIARFENIQNGLYVVKLSYIGFETLEKSITIKSEARTFSFQLKEGAITLGEVSVAAQKPLIRQEDDKMIVDPLPLINTSTNTLEVLEKTPGIYVDQDGGVYLTGTSPATIFINGREQKMSNQDIASLLRNLPPGSVDKIEVLRTPSTKYDASSSGGIINIVLKKGVKIGQFGTVNAGMNQGFYGNQFAGFNYNYSGLKTTAYINLNYTHRERMEQLNNFRLLASDTLLSQSGRSRYNTHNAYLGYGVSYDINEKTSFSYDGRINGGVPYSCTNNSNVINTSSELLLAENDNKIDNHSKNLNIQQDFGLLWKLDTSGSNLDTKLTYSFNNNSNVQDYISNYSLPVYAEILGKGNNLQQRHFIIFQSDLTWQFPYKIKMEAGIKSSYQNYDSDADYLINTGGTYEQDSRRTNAFLYQENINAAYIQASKTFGKYFTVKTGVRMEHTFMKGRQSIPSDTSFLINRVDWFPYIYISRRIVKVLGIELKGYLIYRRTISRPDYQNLNPYVKYVDEFLYETGNPSLKPQFTDNYEVNISFQEFPVLAFGQNFTKDIFSGVVYQDENQQAISVRTFDNLGKSTETYFRLMVGIPPGKKYFFALGAQYNYNKYNGIYDNQQIDYSRDSWRLFTFHSLTLFKYTKITLSGFMMVHGQMNFYELKNFGQLNIGLSQSFLNGKLTLSLSARDVLKTVKTKFELNQGSIHIYGDRYTDSQRFGINIRYNFGIKKKEVRKGFMQFEEEE from the coding sequence ATGAAACTAACGGCTTGTATTCTCTTATGGTCTCTCTGCGCTATCAATCTTTGTTGGGGGCAAGCCGTCAGTATTAACATTAAAGACAATAAAAAAAAACCGCTTCCAGGCGTTTCGGTAAAACTTACCAAAGTGGAGGATTCGGTTGCCATGCTTGGAGCTACTGATAATAAAGGCATTGCCCGGTTTGAAAATATCCAAAATGGCTTGTATGTTGTTAAGTTGAGCTACATCGGATTTGAGACACTCGAAAAATCCATAACCATAAAATCCGAGGCACGCACTTTCAGCTTTCAGTTGAAAGAAGGGGCAATAACCCTCGGAGAAGTTTCGGTAGCAGCTCAAAAACCTCTTATCCGCCAGGAAGACGATAAGATGATTGTGGACCCGCTGCCGCTGATAAATACAAGCACCAACACTCTGGAAGTACTTGAAAAAACTCCCGGCATTTACGTTGACCAAGACGGAGGCGTTTACCTGACCGGCACCTCCCCTGCCACAATTTTCATCAACGGCAGGGAACAAAAAATGAGTAATCAGGATATCGCATCCCTTTTGCGAAACCTTCCTCCCGGTAGTGTAGATAAAATTGAAGTGCTCCGCACACCTTCCACAAAATACGACGCATCAAGCTCAGGAGGCATAATAAATATCGTCCTGAAAAAAGGAGTGAAAATCGGACAGTTTGGAACGGTGAATGCAGGAATGAACCAGGGTTTTTATGGGAATCAGTTTGCAGGGTTTAATTATAATTACAGCGGTTTAAAAACAACGGCATATATAAATCTGAATTACACCCATCGCGAAAGAATGGAGCAGCTTAATAATTTTCGCCTGCTGGCATCCGACACACTTCTTTCGCAGTCGGGGCGCTCAAGGTATAATACTCATAACGCATACCTCGGTTATGGGGTGAGTTACGATATCAACGAAAAAACAAGTTTCAGCTACGACGGCAGAATAAATGGCGGGGTGCCGTATTCCTGCACAAACAACTCCAATGTCATTAATACAAGCAGTGAATTGCTGCTGGCGGAAAATGACAATAAAATTGATAACCACTCAAAAAACCTTAACATTCAACAAGATTTTGGATTGTTGTGGAAGTTAGACACTTCCGGCTCCAACCTCGATACCAAATTAACATATAGCTTCAACAACAACAGCAATGTTCAGGATTATATATCAAATTACTCCCTGCCTGTATATGCTGAAATTCTTGGGAAAGGCAATAACCTGCAGCAAAGGCATTTTATTATTTTTCAGTCAGACCTCACCTGGCAGTTTCCCTATAAAATAAAAATGGAGGCAGGCATCAAAAGTTCCTACCAGAACTACGACAGCGATGCCGATTATCTTATAAACACCGGGGGCACTTACGAACAGGATTCACGAAGAACCAACGCCTTCCTGTACCAGGAAAATATCAATGCTGCCTATATTCAGGCATCAAAAACATTCGGAAAATACTTCACCGTGAAAACTGGTGTCCGCATGGAACACACCTTTATGAAAGGCAGGCAAAGCATCCCCTCCGATACAAGTTTCTTAATCAACAGGGTCGACTGGTTCCCGTATATTTATATCAGCCGGCGCATCGTAAAAGTTCTTGGCATTGAATTGAAAGGCTATCTGATTTACCGCCGTACCATCAGCCGGCCGGATTATCAGAACCTGAACCCTTATGTTAAATATGTGGATGAATTTCTTTACGAAACAGGGAACCCTTCCCTCAAGCCACAGTTCACCGACAATTATGAAGTCAACATCAGCTTCCAGGAATTTCCTGTGCTAGCTTTCGGACAGAACTTCACCAAAGATATTTTTTCCGGCGTGGTTTACCAGGATGAAAACCAGCAGGCCATATCCGTAAGGACTTTTGACAACCTGGGAAAAAGCACTGAAACCTATTTCAGGCTGATGGTGGGAATACCGCCGGGGAAAAAATATTTCTTTGCGCTTGGCGCACAGTATAATTACAACAAATACAATGGAATATATGATAACCAGCAGATTGATTACAGCAGGGACAGCTGGAGGCTCTTCACTTTTCATTCACTCACTTTGTTCAAATATACCAAAATCACTTTAAGCGGTTTTATGATGGTACACGGGCAGATGAATTTTTACGAGTTAAAGAATTTCGGGCAATTAAACATTGGGCTCAGTCAGTCATTTCTTAACGGCAAACTCACCCTGTCGCTTAGCGCCAGAGATGTGCTTAAAACCGTGAAAACCAAGTTTGAACTTAACCAGGGTTCGATACATATATACGGTGACAGGTACACCGACAGCCAGCGCTTTGGGATAAACATCAGGTATAATTTCGGTATAAAGAAAAAGGAAGTAAGAAAAGGCTTTATGCAATTTGAGGAAGAGGAATAG
- a CDS encoding AAA family ATPase, translated as MKQIYDDYTDIRVIATGSSILVISKGNANLSRRAALYNLHGLSFRVYVNFLG; from the coding sequence ATGAAACAAATATATGATGATTATACTGACATACGAGTGATTGCTACAGGCTCATCCATTTTGGTTATTTCGAAAGGAAATGCGAATTTATCGCGGCGAGCAGCTTTGTATAATTTGCATGGGCTTTCGTTCCGGGTATATGTAAATTTTTTAGGTTAA
- a CDS encoding sigma-70 family RNA polymerase sigma factor: MTLQLTNDQALIDSYLSGNHASLEVLINRHKKRIYSYILMVVKDVHLSEDIFQDTFVKVINTIRTGAYKEEGKFLQWVMRIAHNLIIDHFRKSKRIPIIENSETYDVFDTVRILDNSIEDKMVHDQIHNDVRSLIEYLPEEQKEVLIMRHYYDMSFKDIAESTNVSINTALGRMRYALINLRKLIEQKELVLTA; the protein is encoded by the coding sequence ATGACACTGCAATTAACCAACGACCAGGCGTTAATTGATAGTTATTTATCCGGTAATCACGCCAGCCTTGAAGTCCTGATAAACCGACACAAGAAAAGAATCTATTCTTACATCCTGATGGTTGTTAAGGATGTTCATTTGTCGGAAGATATTTTTCAGGACACTTTTGTGAAAGTGATTAATACAATACGTACCGGTGCATACAAAGAAGAAGGCAAGTTTCTTCAATGGGTGATGCGTATTGCACACAACCTTATTATTGACCACTTTCGCAAATCAAAAAGGATTCCCATCATTGAAAACAGCGAAACCTACGATGTTTTCGATACTGTGCGCATTCTCGACAATTCCATCGAGGATAAAATGGTCCACGACCAGATTCATAACGATGTCCGTTCTCTTATAGAATATTTGCCCGAAGAGCAGAAAGAAGTACTGATAATGCGGCATTATTACGATATGAGTTTTAAGGACATTGCCGAATCAACCAATGTCAGCATCAATACGGCCCTGGGAAGGATGCGCTATGCGCTTATCAACCTCCGCAAACTTATTGAACAGAAAGAATTGGTACTGACCGCGTAA
- the uvrA gene encoding excinuclease ABC subunit UvrA, whose protein sequence is MEITNNEHIETKGHILIKNARVHNLKNFSITLPRNKLIVITGLSGSGKSSLAFDTLYAEGQRRYVESLSSYARQFLGRMPKPEVDFIKGLPPAIAIEQKVKTHNPRSTVGTSTEIYDYLKLLFARIGKTISPVSGREVKKHNVTDVVDYIISQPQESHIYIECPLVLNNGRTLQEHIQVLLQQGYRRIRIDKEVLTIHDIDLSVQKIKAKEKINLIVDRIINNTETAVGRERIADSVQTAFFEGKGSCVIITETNGKSTSRVFSERFEMDNMTFEDPSVNLFTFNNPYGACKVCEGFGSVIGIDEDLVIPNKNLSVYEDAVACWKGEKMSEWKEELIKKAYIFDFPIHKPYMELSEAQKKLLWEGNSYFGGINEFFKYVETQTYKIQYRVMQARYRGKTICPDCKGTRLRKDASYVMVGGKSIIDAVLMPVEELLNFMKNLRLNEYEKTVSRRILTELIQRLMFLTDVGLGYLTLNRASNTLSGGESQRINLATALGSSLVGSLYILDEPSIGLHPRDTSRLISVLKRLRNIGNTVVVVEHDEDIIRASDQIADIGPLAGMHGGELVFQGTYDELLKFDGSLTSKYLRKATSIPLPKFRRPWKQYIEVCGAHEHNLKNICVKFPLNAFTVVTGVSGSGKTTLVKKTLFSALKKIYGGHSERSGKHLKIEGNTDRVANVEYVDQNPIGKSSRSNPVTYVKAYDDIRALYCDQPLSKVRGFKPGYFSFNIPGGRCEECQGDGYVTVEMQFMADIHLKCESCGGKRFKDEVLDIVWNGKNITDVLDLTIEEALKFFDSQGKRNSLEAHIVNKLQPLADVGLGYVKLGQPSSTLSGGEAQRLKLASFLTKGSVDRATLFIFDEPTTGLHFHDIHKLYEAFNALIDNGHTIVVIEHNMELIKCADWVIDLGPEGGDAGGYVVFEGKPEDLLKSKKSYTAKFLKDKLL, encoded by the coding sequence ATGGAAATTACTAATAATGAACACATTGAGACCAAAGGCCACATACTAATAAAAAACGCCCGTGTTCATAACCTCAAAAACTTCAGCATTACATTACCGCGAAACAAATTAATTGTCATTACAGGCTTGTCAGGTTCCGGGAAATCTTCCCTTGCTTTTGACACTTTATATGCTGAAGGCCAGCGCCGTTATGTCGAAAGCTTAAGTTCCTATGCCCGGCAGTTCCTTGGCAGGATGCCCAAACCGGAAGTGGATTTTATCAAAGGGCTACCGCCCGCCATAGCCATTGAACAAAAAGTCAAGACTCACAACCCCCGTTCTACAGTGGGCACCAGTACAGAAATATACGACTACCTGAAACTGCTTTTTGCAAGAATAGGAAAAACCATCTCACCTGTATCCGGCAGGGAAGTGAAAAAGCATAATGTTACAGATGTGGTGGATTATATCATTTCACAACCACAAGAAAGCCATATTTATATTGAATGCCCACTGGTATTAAATAACGGCCGCACCCTGCAGGAACACATACAGGTACTACTCCAGCAAGGCTACCGCCGAATCAGAATAGATAAGGAAGTATTGACTATTCATGATATTGACTTATCCGTACAAAAAATTAAAGCAAAAGAAAAAATCAATCTTATCGTTGACAGAATCATTAACAATACCGAAACTGCTGTGGGCCGCGAACGAATAGCCGACTCCGTACAAACAGCATTTTTTGAAGGCAAAGGCAGTTGTGTCATAATAACTGAGACAAACGGCAAAAGCACTTCAAGGGTTTTCTCTGAAAGGTTTGAAATGGACAACATGACTTTTGAAGACCCTTCCGTGAACTTATTTACTTTCAACAACCCTTATGGCGCCTGCAAAGTTTGTGAAGGCTTCGGCAGTGTTATAGGAATAGATGAAGATCTGGTGATACCCAACAAAAACCTTTCTGTTTACGAAGATGCTGTAGCCTGCTGGAAAGGCGAGAAAATGAGCGAATGGAAAGAAGAACTTATAAAAAAAGCTTACATATTTGATTTTCCTATCCACAAACCATATATGGAGCTTTCCGAAGCGCAAAAAAAACTCTTATGGGAAGGCAACAGCTATTTTGGCGGCATTAACGAGTTTTTCAAATACGTGGAAACACAAACCTACAAAATCCAATACCGTGTGATGCAGGCCAGGTACCGGGGAAAAACCATCTGCCCCGACTGTAAAGGCACCAGGCTGAGAAAAGATGCTTCCTATGTTATGGTAGGTGGAAAATCTATTATTGACGCTGTGTTGATGCCTGTGGAAGAACTTCTGAATTTCATGAAGAACCTCAGATTGAATGAGTACGAAAAAACTGTTTCCCGGCGCATCCTGACGGAGCTCATACAACGGCTGATGTTTCTAACAGATGTGGGCCTGGGATACCTGACACTGAACCGCGCTTCGAACACCTTGTCGGGAGGAGAATCGCAACGAATCAATCTGGCCACAGCCCTTGGCAGCAGCCTTGTAGGTTCTTTATACATTCTTGACGAACCCAGCATAGGCTTGCATCCACGCGACACCTCAAGGCTCATCAGCGTGTTGAAACGGCTGAGAAACATCGGGAACACCGTGGTTGTAGTAGAGCATGATGAAGACATCATCAGGGCATCCGACCAGATAGCCGACATAGGCCCTCTGGCAGGCATGCACGGCGGCGAACTCGTATTTCAGGGCACATACGACGAACTGCTGAAGTTTGATGGCTCTCTTACATCAAAATACCTCAGGAAAGCAACATCCATCCCGCTGCCAAAATTCCGTAGACCATGGAAACAATATATTGAAGTATGCGGCGCCCATGAACACAACCTGAAAAACATCTGCGTAAAATTTCCCCTAAATGCATTTACGGTAGTCACCGGTGTAAGCGGCTCAGGAAAAACCACACTGGTCAAAAAGACACTCTTTTCTGCATTAAAAAAAATCTATGGCGGGCATTCTGAACGTAGCGGAAAACACCTGAAAATTGAAGGAAACACAGACCGTGTTGCCAATGTGGAATATGTGGACCAGAACCCTATCGGAAAATCTTCACGCTCCAACCCTGTAACTTATGTGAAAGCTTACGACGATATAAGGGCTTTATATTGCGACCAGCCGCTTTCGAAAGTTAGGGGCTTTAAACCAGGATACTTTTCATTCAACATTCCCGGCGGGCGGTGTGAAGAATGCCAGGGCGACGGCTATGTGACGGTGGAAATGCAGTTTATGGCCGACATTCACCTGAAGTGCGAAAGTTGCGGAGGCAAACGCTTTAAAGACGAGGTGCTCGATATCGTATGGAACGGAAAAAATATTACTGATGTCCTTGACCTAACCATAGAAGAAGCGCTGAAATTTTTCGACAGCCAGGGAAAAAGAAACTCATTGGAAGCACACATAGTAAACAAACTGCAACCTCTTGCCGATGTTGGATTGGGTTATGTCAAACTCGGGCAACCATCAAGCACGCTCAGCGGTGGCGAAGCACAGCGGCTTAAGCTCGCCAGCTTCCTCACCAAAGGCAGTGTGGACAGGGCTACTCTCTTTATTTTTGACGAACCGACAACCGGGCTTCATTTTCATGACATTCACAAACTTTATGAAGCATTC